One genomic segment of Anaerobiospirillum thomasii includes these proteins:
- a CDS encoding intermembrane transport protein PqiB → MEAKNLKLKQGLSKINPVWLLPVLALIFTFIMIWDNTINRGPKVELKINSADGIVKGTTLLKLRSVPVGRVIDVTLDDEYTNAILTVQMEPNTDDLLAQDSLFWVVKPRVENTGISGLDTLLSGPYIEMMKGKSEQKANVFDILDEPPSTRNNENGLYLTLHSKAGTRLNNNDLITYKGIPVGSVVSSEFDFKEQMLRYRVFIKEPYSALVRQSSRFWISSGIDISFGAEGFKVNTESLDNIIRGGIAFDDLNDNITSVITLKDGDTLPLYKNRDAAELSTLDDAIKYVVMVKDTVGGINISSPVLFKGLYIGKVLQPNFYENNIIDLISDNKYIPVLIALDISDVNSYRVKQVFDAHLRTKTLCANIEPANLLTGEKLISLTYNDKKCKAYTKEYRGYKVIPSTTEGDIKQRVDEILVEVKKFDVKGVSDELIAALKSVNKAMENFSVNSTDLKKDNVIQNINRAFNNLSKTVNNYGPDSDIARNLENLSQQIKSLLNDLNPTLDKLSNNPNSIIFGDSTKDIEPKRNK, encoded by the coding sequence ATGGAAGCAAAAAATCTTAAATTAAAACAAGGCCTGTCTAAGATAAACCCAGTATGGTTACTCCCTGTTCTAGCTTTAATCTTTACCTTTATCATGATCTGGGATAACACCATAAACAGAGGTCCAAAGGTAGAACTTAAGATCAACTCAGCTGATGGTATTGTAAAAGGTACAACACTGCTAAAGCTTCGTTCTGTACCTGTAGGCAGAGTGATAGATGTAACATTAGATGATGAATATACCAATGCCATTCTTACAGTGCAGATGGAGCCTAATACTGATGATTTGCTGGCTCAGGACTCCTTGTTCTGGGTTGTGAAACCACGTGTTGAGAATACTGGTATATCTGGTCTTGATACATTGCTCTCAGGTCCTTACATTGAAATGATGAAAGGCAAGTCTGAGCAAAAAGCTAATGTTTTTGATATTTTAGATGAGCCTCCTTCAACCAGAAACAATGAAAATGGCTTGTATCTGACACTGCACTCCAAGGCCGGCACAAGGCTTAACAATAATGATTTGATTACCTACAAAGGTATTCCTGTAGGTAGTGTAGTAAGTTCTGAGTTTGACTTTAAAGAGCAGATGTTAAGATATAGAGTATTTATTAAAGAGCCATACTCGGCTCTTGTACGTCAAAGCTCAAGATTCTGGATTTCAAGCGGTATAGATATAAGCTTTGGAGCTGAGGGTTTTAAAGTAAATACCGAGTCTCTTGATAACATTATCCGTGGTGGTATAGCTTTTGATGATTTAAATGACAATATCACATCAGTAATAACTCTTAAAGATGGAGATACACTGCCTTTATATAAGAACAGAGATGCTGCAGAACTCTCAACCCTTGATGATGCCATAAAATACGTGGTAATGGTAAAAGATACAGTAGGCGGAATAAATATCTCCTCTCCTGTACTGTTTAAAGGCTTATATATTGGTAAAGTACTGCAGCCTAATTTTTATGAAAATAATATTATCGATCTGATTTCAGACAATAAATATATACCAGTTCTTATTGCTCTTGATATAAGTGATGTCAACTCATATAGAGTAAAGCAGGTTTTTGATGCCCATTTAAGAACAAAGACTCTGTGTGCCAATATTGAGCCTGCCAACCTTTTAACTGGTGAGAAGCTTATATCTCTTACCTACAATGATAAAAAATGTAAGGCATATACTAAAGAGTACAGAGGTTATAAGGTTATTCCTTCTACAACTGAAGGTGACATCAAGCAAAGAGTTGATGAAATTTTAGTTGAGGTTAAGAAGTTTGATGTCAAGGGTGTATCAGATGAGCTTATAGCAGCCTTAAAGTCTGTTAATAAGGCTATGGAAAACTTCTCTGTCAACTCCACAGATCTTAAGAAGGACAATGTTATTCAGAATATCAACAGAGCCTTTAATAATTTAAGTAAAACTGTAAATAACTATGGACCAGACTCAGATATTGCCAGAAATTTAGAAAACTTAAGTCAGCAGATAAAGAGTCTGTTAAATGATTTAAATCCTACTTTAGATAAGCTGTCAAACAATCCTAACAGCATTATATTTGGCGACAGCACTAAGGATATTGAACCCAAGAGGAATAAATAA
- a CDS encoding PqiC family protein, translating into MYRIIFVSVFALFISACSSTASFNRYLITSDVQNYDLDNNYDVSLSMATHLDCNGIVMQTSDVSFVEAINNKWAEPISRQISAIIEDRLIQEQLSDKLKYKFYISKFNGRTDGTVHTSIQISIDKQKKHIFDYKRVISREMSGDGYESLVNDLRMDLEVLLDDFISKFKKEVK; encoded by the coding sequence ATGTACAGAATTATATTTGTATCAGTATTTGCCTTGTTTATATCTGCCTGCAGCTCAACAGCCAGCTTTAACAGATATCTTATAACATCAGATGTGCAAAACTATGATCTTGATAATAATTATGATGTCTCTTTGTCTATGGCAACTCATCTTGACTGTAATGGCATTGTTATGCAGACTTCAGATGTGTCATTTGTCGAGGCTATAAATAATAAATGGGCTGAGCCAATATCAAGACAGATTTCAGCCATAATTGAAGACAGACTTATACAGGAGCAGTTGAGTGACAAGCTCAAATATAAGTTTTACATATCTAAATTCAATGGCAGAACTGATGGTACAGTGCACACTTCAATACAGATAAGTATTGATAAGCAAAAGAAGCACATTTTTGATTATAAGAGAGTTATATCAAGAGAAATGAGTGGAGATGGATATGAGTCTTTAGTCAATGATTTAAGAATGGATTTAGAAGTGTTGCTGGATGACTTTATATCTAAATTTAAAAAAGAGGTTAAATAA